The Astyanax mexicanus isolate ESR-SI-001 chromosome 12, AstMex3_surface, whole genome shotgun sequence genome window below encodes:
- the pierce1 gene encoding piercer of microtubule wall 1 protein — protein MEEEFSAERLKPEDSPDKNSCRTSDFYRVKPNLPKRFNHPEKLRGYSKKTLHPLYQTTNQTYGSKKPTVHEMPTAFHGTCRKFSENTRGMYKDNGFNTTLEKSPITGPNAINVLQDRITFHRSVCSERNQETGAET, from the exons ATGGAGGAAGAATTTTCTGCTGAGCGGCTGAAACCTGAAGATTCTCCTGATAAAAACTCCTGCAGAACCAGCGACTTTTACCGAGTAAAACCAAACCTCCCAAAGCGCTTCAACCATCCGGAGAAACTCAGAGGATACAG TAAGAAGACGTTGCATCCACTGTACCAAACAACCAATCAGACTTATGGGAGTAAGAAGCCAACGGTTCATGAAATGCCA actgccttccaTGGAACCTGCCGGAAGTTTTCTGAGAACACTCGCGGGATGTATAAAGATAACGGCTTCAACACGACACTGGAGAAAAGTCCAATCACAGGACCAAACGCCATCAATGTTCTTCAGGACAGAATTACCTTCCATCGTTCCGTCTGCTCTGAGAGAAATCAGGAGACTGGAGCTGAAACATGA